The Oikeobacillus pervagus genome contains the following window.
TTGCCGACATACGTAGAACAAAAATGGGATTTGTTTTTCAGCAGCCAACTTTGCTCAAAAACTTGAACATTCTCGATAACATCATTCTTCCCTCAATGCGGGATAACAGAAAAAACATTGCAAAGGTTACCGAAAAAGCAAGAGCGCTTATGAAAAAGTTTGGTATTGCGGAACTGGAAAATCGTAATATTACCCAGGTTTCGGGAGGACAGCTTCAACGTGCGGGAATATGCCGCTCACTTATTAACAATCCTAAAATTATCTTCGGTGATGAACCGACTGGTGCACTTAACTCAAAAACCGCACAGGAAATTATGGACATCATTTCCGAAATTAATACAGAAGGTACAGCAGTTATTCTTGTAACTCACGATGCGAAGGTTGCTGCTAGGACTGATCGTATTATGTTTATGTTCGATGGGAAAATTGTTAGTCAGCTACAATTAAATAAATTTAGCGGCGCAGACCTTGATGAAAGAATAAAAAAAGTAACTGAAAAAATGCAAGAAATAGGAATTTAGCGATGCTTAACATTACAATTTTTACTGATACCGGATTAATCCCCGAATTTTGGACATTAGCTCACTAATTCTCTTGTTGCCTCAGTTTTTTAATTTTTGTTTCCCGTTCGTTATTTTTTATAGAGGCCATGGTGGCTTGACATGGATCCTCTGCGGGCATAATTCTCTTAGGAAGCACGGGGACGGTTCTTGCGCTTTCGATAGTAGGTGGCAAGTAGAAGAAGCAAGAGAATCGTCCTTCTGCTTCATATTGTGGGGTCAGACCCCTGTTGACCCAGGACACCAACTTGGGCAAATGACCTGTTACTTAGTGCTGATGGCTATGAGTGTCAGTTTTATCAAAAAGATTGAGTTCATTGGGTATTCGGATTATCTTGTGGAAAGAGGTTAAAAGACCGTTGACTTTTAAACGACGAAAACAGGATAGCACTTATTTTATGATTAGTATGTGCTATCTTGTTTGTTCCACAAATGCCAGATTGCCGAAGAATATTAATTTATTTTGTTGAA
Protein-coding sequences here:
- a CDS encoding ABC transporter ATP-binding protein; the encoded protein is MKKIIIGENTVKSFGVGNEKHNVLDNVSVYINEGEFVSVMGPSGSGKSTLLYAMSGMDGIDGGKVSFDGRDLSALSEKELADIRRTKMGFVFQQPTLLKNLNILDNIILPSMRDNRKNIAKVTEKARALMKKFGIAELENRNITQVSGGQLQRAGICRSLINNPKIIFGDEPTGALNSKTAQEIMDIISEINTEGTAVILVTHDAKVAARTDRIMFMFDGKIVSQLQLNKFSGADLDERIKKVTEKMQEIGI